From a single Syngnathus scovelli strain Florida chromosome 2, RoL_Ssco_1.2, whole genome shotgun sequence genomic region:
- the ssr4 gene encoding translocon-associated protein subunit delta, translated as MIRIAAAFLALLVVACSGETCTEPAITPSAYTTSDAVIAAESVFIVELSLVCANGAQSITLYADVNGRQFPVTRGQDVGKYQVSWSLPHKQASSGTYQVKFFDEESYSALRKAQRNNEDVNAIEPLFLVNVDHRGVWSGPWVSTEVVAALVGILLYYVAFSAKNTIQA; from the exons ATGATCCGGATAGCAGCTGCATTCCTCGCCCTGTTGGTGGTTGCATGCTCGG GAGAGACCTGCACGGAGCCGGCCATCACCCCGTCGGCCTACACCACCTCGGACGCTGTCATCGCCGCAGAGTCGGTGTTCATCGTGGAGCTCAGCCTGGTTTGTGCCAACGGAGCACAG AGCATCACTTTGTATGCTGATGTGAATGGAAGACAGTTTCCCGTGACCAGAGGCCAGGATGTCGGCAAGTACCAG GTGTCATGGAGTCTTCCTCACAAGCAGGCCAGCTCAGGAACTTACCAGGTCAAGTTCTTTGACGAGGAATCCTACAGCGCACTGCGCAAG GCCCAGAGAAACAATGAAGATGTGAACGCCATCGAGCCTCTATTCTTGGTCAACGTGGACCACAGG GGCGTGTGGAGTGGCCCGTGGGTTTCCACCGAGGTGGTGGCAGCCCTGGTGGGAATCCTACTCTACTACGTGGCCTTCAGTGCCAAGAACACCATCCAAGCGTAA
- the naa10 gene encoding N-alpha-acetyltransferase 10 isoform X1 — MNIRNARPEDLMNMQHCNLLCLPENYQMKYYFYHGLSWPQLSYIAEDENGKIVGYVLAKMEEDPDDVPHGHITSLAVKRSHRRLGLAQKLMDQASRAMIENFNAKYVSLHVRKSNRAALHLYSNTLKFQISEVEPKYYADGEDAYAMKRDLAHMADELRKPGPRVPGQEAPSGSGDPERENERDSGGESKELSEVSEATESTDVKDSSSDSQ, encoded by the exons ATGAATATACGAAACGCCAGG CCGGAGGACCTTATGAACATGCAGCACTGTAACCTTCTGTGTCTGCCAGAAAACTACCAAATGAAATATTACTTTTACCATGGATTGTCCTGGCCCCAG TTATCATACATCGCCGAGGATGAAAACGGAAAAATTGTGGGTTACGTGCTGGCAAAGAT ggaGGAAGATCCAGATGATGTGCCTCATGGACACATCACGTCGCTG GCGGTGAAGCGCTCCCATCGACGTCTAGGTCTGGCTCAGAAGCTGATGGACCAGGCCAGTCGCGCCATGATTGAGAACTTCAACGCCAAATATGTCTCGCTTCACGTACGCAAAAG CAACCGAGCGGCCCTACATCTCTACTCAAACACACTCAAGTTCCA GATCAGTGAAGTAGAACCCAAGTACTATGCAGATGGGGAGGACGCCTACGCCATGAAGAGGGACCTGGCCCATATGGCAGATGAG CTGAGAAAGCCTGGTCCCCGTGTGCCGGGTCAGGAGGCGCCTTCCGGTTCCGGCGACCCAGAGAGAGAAAACGAAAGAGACAGCGGCGGCGAGAGCAAAGAGCTGAGCGAAGTCAGCGAGGCCACCGAGAGCACGGATGTCAAAGATTCCTCCTCGGATTCGCAATGA
- the setdb2 gene encoding histone-lysine N-methyltransferase SETDB2 isoform X1 yields MPHSQTSAAQSSTTNRAKAFWDKENVDQVFSIIFKKLDHLKEVLRANTATDKERVQALKLFDCLEWTVLSPMGNSPVIQLVVGSDKEHEHRSSTATSPPSAFEDQLPPLLPIQPPYKLHVCSKMCLPSLQGTLRAKLPYWSQNPLRVPLLCGFKRMVARPLMSSNEDGSSDDHWKDEEEDESHWDVIYKAPCGHSLRNYADVLRFLLASESYDVFQLDNFSFNMAVQLDPPIVLGSHPPEIDLSRGAEPTPVELCVGPDDSRPPEFRYRKERWPHGCFLTRRPVFDACCECTDGCLDEQRCACIAMTGSGNHYNYQRLSHPVPSGLFECGPWCSCDRARCQNRVIQRGIRVRLQIFWTERCGWGVRCCDDLDVGTFVCIYAGVILQRVQRPIEPPPLKLSRMDLPSDDEVELVTEWLAPPVQEANDLLENADPPTSPPLHVAVIQRPAEANANQSKDKAKKALTSPNNGDGHGSKRGLKMAGKSEDVYLLDARKEGNVSRFLNHSCQPNLFIQNVFTDSHDPNFPIVAFFTNRMVKAGTELTWNYSSDAYTMSLGRQHEVACMCGADGCLGQFLEENLCKTCELGVSDTMEET; encoded by the exons ATGCCTCACTCACAGACCTCCGCAGCGCAGTCATCTACCACAA ATCGGGCCAAAGCTTTTTGGGACAAGGAGAACGTGGATCAGGTGTTTAGTATAATATTCAAGAAGCTAGATCACCTGAAGGAGGTCCTGAGAGCCAACACGGCAACCGACAAAG AACGGGTTCAAGCTTTGAAGCTATTCGATTGTCTGGAGTGGACGGTTCTGTCTCCGATGGGCAACTCTCCGGTGATTCAGTTGGTCGTTGGTTCAG ATAAAGAGCATGAGCACCGCAGCTCCACAGCCACATCTCCTCCATCTGCCTTCGAAGATCAACTGCCTCCTCTGCTGCCCATTCAGCCACCATACAAGCTGCACGTGTGCAGCAAG ATGTGCCTGCCTTCTTTACAAGGCACGCTTCGGGCCAAACTGCCATATTGGAGTCAGAACCCGCTCAGGGTACCGCTGCTGTGCGGGTTCAAGAGGATGGTGGCCAGGCCACTGATGTCATCCAATGAGGACGGGTCCAGTGACGATCATTGgaaagatgaggaggaagatgaaagcCACTGGGATGTGATTTACAAAGCCCCCTGTGGACACAGCCTCCGTAACTATGCCGATGTGTTACGCTTCCTGTTGGCCAGTGAAAGCTATGATGTATTCCAG CTGGACAATTTCTCCTTCAATATGGCGGTGCAGTTGGACCCTCCCATAGTCCTGGGCAGCCATCCCCCAGAGATAGACCTGAGTCGCGGAGCCGAGCCCACCCCAGTGGAGCTTTGCGTGGGCCCCGATGACTCCCGGCCCCCTGAATTCCGCTACAGGAAGGAGCGCTGGCCGCATGGCTGCTTTTTGACCCGACGTCCCGTGTTTGACGCGTGTTGCGAGTGTACGGATGGATGCTTGGACGAACAACGCTGCGCCTGCATCGCCATGACGGGATCAGGAAACCACTACAACTATCAGAGACTCTCCCACCCTGTGCCGTCCGG GTTGTTTGAGTGCGGGCCGTGGTGCAGCTGCGACCGGGCTCGTTGTCAGAATCGAGTCATCCAGAGAGGAATCCGAGTCCGTCTTCAAATCTTCTGGACGGAGCGTTGTGGCTGGGGTGTGCGCTGCTGTGACGACTTGGACGTGGGCACGTTCGTGTGCATCTACGCAG GCGTGATCCTGCAGAGAGTCCAGCGACCCATTGAGCCTCCGCCACTGAAGCTGAGCAGAATGGACCTGCCGTCCGATGACGAGGTGGAGTTGGTCACCGAGTGGCTGGCACCCCCCGTACAGGAGGCAAACGACTTGCTGGAAAACGCCGACCCCCCGACTTCGCCGCCGCTGCACGTCGCAGTCATCCAGAGACCCGCCGAGGCCAACGCAAATCAGAGCAAAGACAAGGCGAAGAAAGCTTTGACGTCACCAAACAACGGCGATGGCCACGGCAGCAAAAGGGGATTGAAGATGGCGGGAAAGTCGGAGGACGTTTATTTGCTGGATGCCAGAAAGGAAGGAAACGTGAGCCGCTTCCTCAAC CATAGTTGCCAGCCCAATCTTTTTATTCAGAACGTCTTCACTGACTCACATGACCCCAACTTCCCCATCGTGGCCTTCTTCACCAACAG GATGGTGAAGGCAGGCACCGAACTGACGTGGAATTATTCTTCCGACGCATACACGATGTCGCTGGGTCGACAACATGAAGTGGCGTGCATGTGCGGCGCTGACGGCTGCCTGGGCCAATTCCTGGAGGAGAACCTTTGTAAAACGTGTGAGCTTGGAGTTTCGGACACTAtggaggagacgtga
- the naa10 gene encoding N-alpha-acetyltransferase 10 isoform X2 translates to MNIRNARPEDLMNMQHCNLLCLPENYQMKYYFYHGLSWPQLSYIAEDENGKIVGYVLAKMEEDPDDVPHGHITSLAVKRSHRRLGLAQKLMDQASRAMIENFNAKYVSLHVRKSNRAALHLYSNTLKFQISEVEPKYYADGEDAYAMKRDLAHMADEEAPSGSGDPERENERDSGGESKELSEVSEATESTDVKDSSSDSQ, encoded by the exons ATGAATATACGAAACGCCAGG CCGGAGGACCTTATGAACATGCAGCACTGTAACCTTCTGTGTCTGCCAGAAAACTACCAAATGAAATATTACTTTTACCATGGATTGTCCTGGCCCCAG TTATCATACATCGCCGAGGATGAAAACGGAAAAATTGTGGGTTACGTGCTGGCAAAGAT ggaGGAAGATCCAGATGATGTGCCTCATGGACACATCACGTCGCTG GCGGTGAAGCGCTCCCATCGACGTCTAGGTCTGGCTCAGAAGCTGATGGACCAGGCCAGTCGCGCCATGATTGAGAACTTCAACGCCAAATATGTCTCGCTTCACGTACGCAAAAG CAACCGAGCGGCCCTACATCTCTACTCAAACACACTCAAGTTCCA GATCAGTGAAGTAGAACCCAAGTACTATGCAGATGGGGAGGACGCCTACGCCATGAAGAGGGACCTGGCCCATATGGCAGATGAG GAGGCGCCTTCCGGTTCCGGCGACCCAGAGAGAGAAAACGAAAGAGACAGCGGCGGCGAGAGCAAAGAGCTGAGCGAAGTCAGCGAGGCCACCGAGAGCACGGATGTCAAAGATTCCTCCTCGGATTCGCAATGA
- the LOC125989189 gene encoding coagulation factor VII-like — MASTARLSVFVNLLIVLSSPSLASVFLDPDEARNVLVRSKRFNSGWLEELQKGDLKRECLEEKCTYEEAREVFEHQETTDEFWRTYSIPDSCKSSPCKNGGTCSVLPTSYNCLCPPPFSGLNCEMDDRARPNSCLLENGGCEHFCNEDERGEGVNCSCADGYLLDTDGQGCVAKDSIACGMTPILQDPNRANQLNPRARIVGGNECPKGECPWQVLLVYQGKGFCGGVIIKPMWILTASHCLEDVDVQFLNVVAGEHNTMVEEGTEQIIQVTQILMHESYEKRTADNDIALLRLASPVVYTPYAVPVCLPTRSLAERDLWAISIHTVSGWGRRAENGPTSHLLRRLKVPRIRTQQCIQESGVQLTENMFCAGYLTGQADSCKGDSGGPLVTQYKNTTFLLGIVSWGKGCARPGHYGIYARVSNYLPWIHDRMTTPIQLTNDTQLPL; from the exons ATGGCGTCAACAGCGCGCTTGAGCGTCTTCGTAAACTTGCTCATCGTCTTAAGCTCGCCATCGTTGGCCTCAG TCTTCCTGGATCCAGATGAGGCACGCAACGTGTTGGTGCGCAGCAAAAGGTTCAACTCGGGCTGGCTGGAGGAGCTCCAGAAGGGTGATCTGAAGAGGGAGTGTCTGGAGGAGAAGTGCACATATGAGGAAGCACGTGAGGTCTTTGAGCATCAAGAGACCACG GACGAGTTCTGGAGGACATACAGCA TTCCAGACAGCTGTAAATCGAGTCCTTGCAAGAACGGGGGGACTTGTTCGGTCCTGCCGACGTCTTACAACTGCTTGTGCCCACCTCCCTTCAGTGGCCTCAACTGCGAGATGG ACGACCGTGCCAGGCCAAACTCATGTCTGCTAGAAAACGGAGGCTGTGAGCATTTCTGTAATGAAGATGAGAGGGGAGAAGGAGTCAACTGCTCCTGTGCAGATGGATACTTGCTGGATACTGATGGTCAGGGCTGCGTAGCTAAAG ACTCAATAGCGTGTGGTATGACCCCAATCCTTCAAGATCCAAACAGAGCCAATCAACTTAACCCTCGTGCTCGGATTGTGGGTGGAAATGAGTGCCCCAAAGGAGAATGTCCCTGGCAG GTGTTGCTGGTTTATCAAGGCAAAGGTTTCTGTGGTGGAGTAATTATTAAACCCATGTGGATCCTCACGGCGTCTCACTGCCTGGAAGATGTTGATGTCCAGTTTCTAAACGTGGTTGCAG GTGAGCACAACACCATGGTGGAGGAGGGAACAGAGCAGATCATCCAAGTGACTCAAATCCTCATGCACGAGAGCTACGAAAAAAGAACGGCCGACAACGACATCGCCCTACTGCGACTGGCCTCTCCCGTGGTTTACACGCCGTACGCCGTGCCGGTCTGCCTGCCCACAAGATCCTTAGCTGAACGCGATCTGTGGGCAATCAGCATTCACACGGTGAGCGGCTGGGGGCGGCGAGCTGAGAACGGACCCACCTCGCATCTGCTGCGCCGCCTCAAGGTGCCTCGGATACGGACGCAACAGTGCATCCAGGAGAGCGGCGTGCAGCTCACCGAAAACATGTTTTGCGCCGGATACCTTACGGGCCAGGCGGATTCGTGTAAAGGTGACAGCGGCGGGCCTCTGGTGACCCAGTATAAGAATACCACGTTCCTGCTGGGTATCGTGAGCTGGGGGAAGGGTTGTGCCCGGCCAGGCCACTACGGGATCTACGCTCGGGTTTCCAACTACCTGCCGTGGATACACGACCGCATGACGACGCCAATACAGCTCACGAACGACACGCAACTTCCGCTGTAG
- the LOC125989192 gene encoding uncharacterized protein, producing the protein MTALRRSVSEALWAMCAADAMSMPVHWYYNIRDIRRDFGGWISGFNSPRVKHPSSILSLSNTAGSGRTSWSSAANRVEVVGNIILHDKLRFWKASSGSIHYHQGLEAGNNTLNVLCALRAAHTLASGDFTDVSHPDARAAVLADYVHFLTTPGTHDDTYAESYHRSFFSEWQDSRPTSSQEVLLFAEERSEKKLKSPPDSQLDAIGCLPMSLPFVLLSASANEEQAVRAAADFVKLSHPHPSVPEYVSIYSKALHAVLGGADVRQQAELALRTLGVWDACEKFSRQAARFPEASEERLQVHQSAVSSLGLACYTKGALSSMFYLAHQFHDDPAAGILANTNCGGENCNRGAALGALLGAGGAYTKSTIPQDWKDQLRDAQDYIPDILKCLKY; encoded by the exons ATGACTGCGCTGCGGAGGTCTGTGAGTGAGGCATTATGGGCAATGTGTGCTGCCGACGCCATGTCCATGCCCGTCCACTGGTATTACAACATCCGTGACATCAGAAGGGATTTTGGAGGATGGATATCTGGCTTTAATTCTCCCCGAGTTAAACATCCGAGCAGCATCCTCAGCCTGTCCAATACCG CTGGTAGCGGGCGCACTTCCTGGTCGTCTGCAGCCAACCGAGTGGAGGTGGTTGGTAACATCATCCTCCATGACAAACTGCGTTTTTGGAAAGCTTCCAGTGGTTCCATCCACTATCACCAAG GTTTGGAGGCAGGCAACAACACGCTAAATGTCCTGTGCGCCCTGCGAGCCGCTCACACGCTGGCCAGCGGTGACTTTACCGACGTCTCGCATCCGGACGCTCGAGCCGCCGTCCTAGCGGACTACGTTCACTTCTTGACCACACCCGGCACGCACGACGACACCTACGCCGAGTCCTACCACCGATCCTTCTTTTCCGAATGGCAGGACAGCAGACCGACATCCAGCCAGGAG GTTCTATTATTTGCGGAGGAGCGCTCCGAGAAGAAGCTAAAATCACCCCCGGACAGCCAGTTGGATGCAATCGGTTGCCTCCCCATGAGCCTTCCCTTCGTTCTGTTGTCGGCCTCGGCCAATGAGGAGCAAGCT GTCCGTGCTGCAGCGGATTTTGTGAAGCTCTCCCACCCCCACCCATCCGTGCCTGAGTACGTATCTATCTACAGCAAGGCCCTTCACGCCGTGCTAGGGGGTGCCGATGTCCGCCAACAGGCCGAGCTCGCCCTCAGGACGCTGGGGGTGTGGGACGCCTGCGAGAAGTTCAGTCGGCAAGCTGCTAG gtttccaGAAGCATCTGAAGAACGACTGCAGGTCCATCAAAGTGCTGTCAGTAGTCTCGGCCTGGCGTGCTACACAAAAG GAGCTCTTTCCAGCATGTTTTACCTTGCCCACCAGTTTCACGATGACCCTGCTGCAGGAATCCTGGCCAATACTAACTGTGGag GAGAGAATTGTAACCGAGGAGCTGCACTGGGGGCTCTGCTCGGAGCGGGAGGAGCCTACACCAAGTCCACCATCCCGCAGGACTGGAAGGACCAGTTAAGGGATGCTCAGGATTATATCCCAGACATCCTTAAATGTCTGAAGTACTGA
- the setdb2 gene encoding histone-lysine N-methyltransferase SETDB2 isoform X2 — MEDSFDHRDADRAKAFWDKENVDQVFSIIFKKLDHLKEVLRANTATDKERVQALKLFDCLEWTVLSPMGNSPVIQLVVGSDKEHEHRSSTATSPPSAFEDQLPPLLPIQPPYKLHVCSKMCLPSLQGTLRAKLPYWSQNPLRVPLLCGFKRMVARPLMSSNEDGSSDDHWKDEEEDESHWDVIYKAPCGHSLRNYADVLRFLLASESYDVFQLDNFSFNMAVQLDPPIVLGSHPPEIDLSRGAEPTPVELCVGPDDSRPPEFRYRKERWPHGCFLTRRPVFDACCECTDGCLDEQRCACIAMTGSGNHYNYQRLSHPVPSGLFECGPWCSCDRARCQNRVIQRGIRVRLQIFWTERCGWGVRCCDDLDVGTFVCIYAGVILQRVQRPIEPPPLKLSRMDLPSDDEVELVTEWLAPPVQEANDLLENADPPTSPPLHVAVIQRPAEANANQSKDKAKKALTSPNNGDGHGSKRGLKMAGKSEDVYLLDARKEGNVSRFLNHSCQPNLFIQNVFTDSHDPNFPIVAFFTNRMVKAGTELTWNYSSDAYTMSLGRQHEVACMCGADGCLGQFLEENLCKTCELGVSDTMEET; from the exons ATGGAAGATTCCTTCGACCATCGAGACGCTG ATCGGGCCAAAGCTTTTTGGGACAAGGAGAACGTGGATCAGGTGTTTAGTATAATATTCAAGAAGCTAGATCACCTGAAGGAGGTCCTGAGAGCCAACACGGCAACCGACAAAG AACGGGTTCAAGCTTTGAAGCTATTCGATTGTCTGGAGTGGACGGTTCTGTCTCCGATGGGCAACTCTCCGGTGATTCAGTTGGTCGTTGGTTCAG ATAAAGAGCATGAGCACCGCAGCTCCACAGCCACATCTCCTCCATCTGCCTTCGAAGATCAACTGCCTCCTCTGCTGCCCATTCAGCCACCATACAAGCTGCACGTGTGCAGCAAG ATGTGCCTGCCTTCTTTACAAGGCACGCTTCGGGCCAAACTGCCATATTGGAGTCAGAACCCGCTCAGGGTACCGCTGCTGTGCGGGTTCAAGAGGATGGTGGCCAGGCCACTGATGTCATCCAATGAGGACGGGTCCAGTGACGATCATTGgaaagatgaggaggaagatgaaagcCACTGGGATGTGATTTACAAAGCCCCCTGTGGACACAGCCTCCGTAACTATGCCGATGTGTTACGCTTCCTGTTGGCCAGTGAAAGCTATGATGTATTCCAG CTGGACAATTTCTCCTTCAATATGGCGGTGCAGTTGGACCCTCCCATAGTCCTGGGCAGCCATCCCCCAGAGATAGACCTGAGTCGCGGAGCCGAGCCCACCCCAGTGGAGCTTTGCGTGGGCCCCGATGACTCCCGGCCCCCTGAATTCCGCTACAGGAAGGAGCGCTGGCCGCATGGCTGCTTTTTGACCCGACGTCCCGTGTTTGACGCGTGTTGCGAGTGTACGGATGGATGCTTGGACGAACAACGCTGCGCCTGCATCGCCATGACGGGATCAGGAAACCACTACAACTATCAGAGACTCTCCCACCCTGTGCCGTCCGG GTTGTTTGAGTGCGGGCCGTGGTGCAGCTGCGACCGGGCTCGTTGTCAGAATCGAGTCATCCAGAGAGGAATCCGAGTCCGTCTTCAAATCTTCTGGACGGAGCGTTGTGGCTGGGGTGTGCGCTGCTGTGACGACTTGGACGTGGGCACGTTCGTGTGCATCTACGCAG GCGTGATCCTGCAGAGAGTCCAGCGACCCATTGAGCCTCCGCCACTGAAGCTGAGCAGAATGGACCTGCCGTCCGATGACGAGGTGGAGTTGGTCACCGAGTGGCTGGCACCCCCCGTACAGGAGGCAAACGACTTGCTGGAAAACGCCGACCCCCCGACTTCGCCGCCGCTGCACGTCGCAGTCATCCAGAGACCCGCCGAGGCCAACGCAAATCAGAGCAAAGACAAGGCGAAGAAAGCTTTGACGTCACCAAACAACGGCGATGGCCACGGCAGCAAAAGGGGATTGAAGATGGCGGGAAAGTCGGAGGACGTTTATTTGCTGGATGCCAGAAAGGAAGGAAACGTGAGCCGCTTCCTCAAC CATAGTTGCCAGCCCAATCTTTTTATTCAGAACGTCTTCACTGACTCACATGACCCCAACTTCCCCATCGTGGCCTTCTTCACCAACAG GATGGTGAAGGCAGGCACCGAACTGACGTGGAATTATTCTTCCGACGCATACACGATGTCGCTGGGTCGACAACATGAAGTGGCGTGCATGTGCGGCGCTGACGGCTGCCTGGGCCAATTCCTGGAGGAGAACCTTTGTAAAACGTGTGAGCTTGGAGTTTCGGACACTAtggaggagacgtga
- the f7l gene encoding coagulation factor VII — MATTSRHTKPLFFLGLVLACIPACIGLPEGMFLEKPNASVFLHRTRRANYFWEELKQGNLERECLEEKCSYEEAKEIFALPQQLEVFWRMYTAENHCLSSPCKNGGTCTRKLDTFVCQCTSRFHGSTCDKARVTAHGCRYRNGGCEHFCKELPDRTYTCFCAPGYRLDQDNSTCTPQDAVPCGRPLVHFGPRVVNGEICPKGHCPWQALLTENHQHSCGAIVLSDQWILTAAHCVWKKPNNILHVVVGEHDLETDEKTEQKRRVSKVLIHRSYNHSSYDSDIAMLKLHRPIKMGLYVVPICLPARNSSFVRTLAAMRQYTVSGWGRLSLHGSTARLLQRVMLPRVPLQECRVHTKLNITRNMICAGFQKGGQDACKGDSGGPLVTRYKKTWFLTGVVSWGNGCADNNMYGIYTKVSNYLDWIQNQMSRW; from the exons ATGGCGACAACAAGCAGACACACTAAGCCGCTTTTCTTCTTAGGGTTAGTCTTGGCTTGTATCCCAGCATGCATTGGGCTTCCTGAAG GCATGTTTTTGGAGAAACCCAACGCCAGCGTTTTCCTTCATCGAACCCGTCGAGCTAACTATTTCTGGGAGGAACTGAAACAAGGCAACCTGGAGCGGGAATGTCTCGAGGAGAAATGTTCATATGAAGAAGCAAAGGAGATCTTTGCTCTCCCGCAGCAGCTG gaGGTCTTCTGGAGAATGTACACAG CCGAGAATCACTGCCTGTCATCTCCCTGTAAGAACGGCGGCACTTGCACTCGGAAGCTCGACACTTTTGTCTGCCAATGCACGTCTCGATTTCACGGATCCACTTGTGACAAAG CACGCGTGACCGCCCATGGGTGTCGCTATAGGAATGGGGGGTGTGAACACTTCTGCAAAGAGTTACCCGACCGGACATACACTTGTTTTTGCGCACCAGGATACCGTTTGGATCAGGATAATAGTACCTGTACTCCACAAG ACGCTGTCCCGTGTGGACGACCGTTGGTCCACTTTGGGCCGAGAGTTGTCAACGGAGAGATTTGTCCTAAAGGACATTGTCCTTGGCAG GCTCTCCTGACTGAGAACCACCAGCATTCCTGCGGCGCCATCGTCTTATCCGATCAATGGATACTGACGGCGGCTCATTGCGTGTGGAAGAAACCAAATAACATCTTACACGTGGTTGTGG GCGAGCATGACCTTGAGACAGATGAGAAGACGGAGCAGAAGCGGCGAGTATCTAAAGTCTTGATCCACCGCAGTTATAACCATTCCAGCTACGACAGCGACATAGCCATGCTGAAGCTCCACCGTCCCATCAAAATGGGACTTTACGTGGTTCCTATTTGTCTCCCGGCTAGGAACAGCTCGTTCGTACGCACGCTAGCGGCAATGCGGCAGTACACCGTGTCAGGATGGGGTCGCTTGTCACTGCACGGATCCACGGCAAGATTGCTCCAACGCGTGATGCTACCACGGGTTCCGCTGCAAGAGTGTCGCGTGCACACCAAACTTAACATCACGCGAAATATGATCTGTGCCGGATTCCAAAAGGGTGGTCAAGACGCATGCAAGGGAGACAGCGGCGGACCTCTGGTGACACGCTACAAGAAAACTTGGTTTTTGACCGGGGTGGTGAGCTGGGGGAACGGCTGCGCTGACAACAACATGTACGGCATTTATACCAAAGTCAGCAACTACCTGGACTGGATCCAAAATCAAATGAGCAGATGGTAA